A single region of the Prevotella sp. HUN102 genome encodes:
- a CDS encoding N-acetylmuramoyl-L-alanine amidase: MKVIIDNGHGKDTLGKRSPVWADGSQLFEWRYAREIAVILEQELVGRGIDAVRIVPEDTDISLRERCNRVNKLCAKVGAKNCLLVSIHCNAAGNAGKPMQARGWSVFVGLNASQNSKSLATLFSASAEAQGLKVRVSSPNQRYWVQNLAMCRDTKCPAVLTENLFMDNEQDCKLLLSNEGKQKIVETHVQAILDYISMI; the protein is encoded by the coding sequence ATGAAAGTAATAATTGATAATGGACACGGCAAGGACACACTGGGCAAACGTAGCCCAGTGTGGGCTGATGGCTCACAGTTATTCGAGTGGAGGTATGCACGAGAAATAGCCGTAATACTGGAGCAAGAACTTGTAGGGCGAGGCATTGATGCAGTACGCATTGTACCCGAAGATACAGATATATCGTTACGAGAACGATGTAATAGGGTGAACAAGCTATGCGCAAAAGTAGGAGCTAAAAACTGCCTGCTTGTAAGCATACATTGTAATGCTGCTGGAAATGCAGGGAAGCCTATGCAAGCAAGAGGCTGGAGTGTGTTTGTAGGGCTTAACGCCTCACAAAATAGCAAATCATTAGCAACCCTTTTCAGCGCAAGTGCAGAGGCGCAAGGCTTAAAGGTGCGTGTTAGCTCTCCAAACCAAAGATACTGGGTGCAAAACCTTGCTATGTGTAGAGATACCAAATGCCCAGCAGTGCTAACTGAAAACTTATTTATGGACAACGAACAGGATTGCAAACTGCTACTCTCTAATGAGGGGAAACAGAAAATCGTTGAAACGCACGTGCAGGCAATCCTTGATTACATTAGTATGATATGA